A window of the Bos indicus x Bos taurus breed Angus x Brahman F1 hybrid chromosome X, Bos_hybrid_MaternalHap_v2.0, whole genome shotgun sequence genome harbors these coding sequences:
- the HNRNPH2 gene encoding heterogeneous nuclear ribonucleoprotein H2, translated as MMLSTEGREGFVVKVRGLPWSCSADEVMRFFSDCKIQNGTSGIRFIYTREGRPSGEAFVELESEDEVKLALKKDRETMGHRYVEVFKSNSVEMDWVLKHTGPNSPDTANDGFVRLRGLPFGCSKEEIVQFFSGLEIVPNGMTLPVDFQGRSTGEAFVQFASQEIAEKALKKHKERIGHRYIEIFKSSRAEVRTHYDPPRKLMAMQRPGPYDRPGAGRGYNSIGRGAGFERMRRGAYGGGYGGYDDYGGYNDGYGFGSDRFGRDLNYCFSGMSDHRYGDGGSSFQSTTGHCVHMRGLPYRATENDIYNFFSPLNPMRVHIEIGPDGRVTGEADVEFATHEDAVAAMAKDKANMQHRYVELFLNSTAGTSGGAYDHSYVELFLNSTAGASGGAYGSQMMGGMGISNQSSYGGPASQQLSGGYGGGYGGQSSMSGYDQVLQENSSDYQSNLA; from the coding sequence ATGATGCTGAGCACAGAAGGCAGGGAGGGGTTCGTGGTGAAGGTCAGGGGCCTGCCCTGGTCCTGCTCAGCTGATGAAGTGATGCGCTTCTTCTCCGATTGTAAAATCCAAAATGGCACATCAGGTATTCGTTTCATCTACACCAGAGAAGGCAGACCAAGTGGTGAAGCATTTGTCGAACTTGAGTCTGAAGATGAAGTGAAATTGGCTCTgaagaaggacagagaaaccatGGGACACAGATATGTTGAAGTATTCAAGTCCAACAGTGTTGAAATGGATTGGGTGTTGAAGCACACAGGTCCGAATAGTCCTGATACTGCCAATGATGGCTTCGTCCGGCTTAGAGGACTCCCATTTGGCTGTAGCAAGGAAGAGATTGTTCAGTTCTTTTCAGGGTTGGAAATTGTGCCAAATGGGATGACACTGCCGGTGGACTTTCAGGGGCGGAGCACAGGGGAGGCCTTTGTGCAATTTGCTTCGCAGGAGATAGCTGAAAAGGCCTTAaagaaacacaaggaaagaatAGGGCACCGGTACATTGAAATCTTCAAGAGTAGCCGAGCTGAAGTCCGAACCCATTATGACCCCCCTCGAAAGCTCATGGCTATGCAGCGGCCAGGTCCCTATGACAGGCCAGGGGCTGGCAGAGGGTATAATAGCATTGGCAGAGGGGCTGGTTTTGAAAGGATGAGGAGGGGTGCCTATGGTGGAGGGTATGGAGGCTATGACGACTATGGTGGCTATAATGATGGATATGGCTTTGGATCTGATAGATTTGGAAGAGACCTGAATTACTGTTTTTCAGGAATGTCTGATCATAGATATGGAGATGGTGGGTCCAGTTTTCAGAGCACCACAGGGCACTGTGTACACATGAGGGGATTACCTTACAGAGCCACTGAGAATGATATTTACAATTTCTTCTCACCTCTTAATCCCATGAGAGTACACATTGAAATTGGACCTGATGGCAGAGTTACTGGTGAGGCAGATGTTGAATTTGCTACTCATGAAGATGCTGTGGCAGCTATGGCAAAAGACAAAGCTAACATGCAACACAGATACGTGGAGCTCTTCTTGAATTCTACCGCAGGCACGAGTGGGGGAGCCTATGATCACAGCTACGTAGAACTCTTTTTGAATTCTACAGCCGGGGCAAGTGGTGGAGCTTATGGTAGCCAAATGATGGGAGGCATGGGCATATCCAACCAGTCTAGTTATGGAGGTCCTGCCAGTCAGCAGCTGAGTGGTGGTTACGGAGGTGGATATGGTGGTCAGAGTAGTATGAGTGGATATGACCAAGTTCTGCAGGAAAACTCCAGTGACTATCAATCAAACCTCGCTTAG